The Streptomyces sp. NBC_00102 genome segment CCCCGACGGTGGCTACGACGCGTGCCAGGGCGACAGCGGAGGGCCACTGGTGGTCGACGGGCGCCTCATCGGCCTTGTCTCCTGGGGCAACGGCTGTGCGCGCGCCGACAGCCCGGGGGTATACACCCGGGTCTCCGCCGCGGTCACCTGGGCGGCCGGCAGGATCTGAGGGACGGGGGCTCCCGAGCCGCGCCCTCCGGGCCGCCACGCCCCCAGCGGCGCCCTCAGCGGTCGCGGCCCCGGTGGCGGCCCAGGGGCCGCACGACGCGGTGACACCGGATACATGAGAACGGGCGGCTTCCCCCACACCGGGGAAGCCGCCCGTCGGACGGTCAGGGACCGGCCCATGGCTCGTCGTGGATGCGAGGTGTCAGTGTTGTGCCTCGTCGGCGGCACCGGCCTGCACGGCGGTGAGCCGATCCGTCTCATCCTGTATTTCCGCGGCGATCTTCTTGAGTTCCGGCTCGAACTTGCGCCCGTGGTGGGCACAGAAGAGCAGTTCACCGCCGCTGATGAGGACGACGCGCAGGTAGGCCTGGGCGCCGCAACGGTCACAGCGGTCTGCTGCGGTCAGCGGGCTCGCGGGGGTCAGAACAGTAGTCACGTCGCCTCTTCTCTAGCTCGACGAGCTGTCGTACCAGGGTCAACATCCAACCAGGCCGAAAACGTTCCCGCTCGTGGCATTTCTTCGAAAACTTCTTTTCAGGTGGCTGGGCTGCCGACGGTTGGGGCGAATGTGCCGTCGCGGAGCGCTACGGTTTCGCGTTGCTGGTGTCGGGTCGGTCCTCCGGCTGGCTTGCCGGTTGTTCATGAGGACGTGCCCGGAGCCTAAATGGTTCATGCCTCAAAAGGAACGTGATGTGCGCGTCACTCCGAGGGATGATCGAACATCCATGCGATCCGCTGGGGGGCTCGACTAGCATGATGATTCCCCGAGGGTGGCGTGACAACCGCTCTACCAGGCCTCGGTAGGCTTTCAGCGGCCACCACGGCCGCGCCCGATACCCAAACGGGCCACCATCTAAATTCAGCGAGGAGCGAACCGCGTGACCGCCGATACGTCCGTGCCGTCCACTGCGCTGCTGACCGGAGCCGGCGGCGTCGTCGACAGGGACAGCTCCAACTACACCGCGCGGCACCTTCTCGTCCTCGAAGGGCTGGAGGCCGTCCGCAAGCGCCCCGGCATGTACATCGGGTCGACCGACAGCCGCGGCCTCATGCACTGCCTCTGGGAGATCATCGACAACTCTGTCGACGAGGCCCTCGGTGGGTACTGCGACCACATCGAAGTGATCCTGCACGACGACTCCTCTGTCGAGGTCCGCGACAACGGCCGTGGCATTCCCGTCGACGTCGAGCCCAAGACCGGGCTCTCCGGCGTCGAGGTCGTCATGACCAAACTTCACGCCGGCGGCAAGTTCGGTGGTGGCTCGTACGCGGCCTCCGGCGGCCTCCACGGCGTCGGCGCCTCGGTCGTCAACGCGCTCTCCGCGCGGCTCGACGTGGAGGTCGACCGGAACAGCTCCACCCACTCCATCAGCTTCCGCCGCGGGGTACCGGGCGTCTTCGTCGAGCAGGGGCCGGACAGCCCCTTCGATCCGGCCAACGGGCTCCGTAAGACCAAGCGGGTGCCGAAGGCGCGCACCGGTACGAGGGTGAGGTACTGGGCCGACCGGCAGATCTTCCTCAAGGACGCCAAGCTCGGCCTGGAGACGCTCTACCAGCGCGCCCGCCAGACCGCCTTCCTGGTGCCCGGCCTCACCATCGTCGTCCGCGACGAGCGCGGCCTGGACGGCGAGGGCAAGACGGAGGAGACGTTCCGCTTCGACGGGGGCATCAGCGAGTTCTGCGAGTACCTCGCCCCGGACAAGGCCGTCTGCGACGTGCAGCGGCTGACCGGGCAGGGCACGTTCAAGGAGACCGTCCCGGTCCTCGACGAGCGTGGGCACATGACCCCGACGGAGGTCACCCGGGAGCTGGGCGTCGACATCGCGCTGCGCTGGGGCACCGGGTACGACACCGTGGTCAAGTCCTTCGTGAACATCATCGCCACCCCCAAGGGCGGCACCCACGTGGCCGGATTCGAGCGCTCGCTGACCCGTACGGTCAACGAGACGCTCCGCTCGGCCAAGCTGCTCCGCGTCGCCGAGGACGACGTCGTCAAGGACGACGCCCTGGAGGGCCTCACGGCGGTCGTCACCGTCCGGCTCGCCGAACCCCAGTTCGAAGGTCAGACCAAGGAGGTGCTCGGCACCTCGGCCGCCAACCGGATCGTCGCCAACGTGGTGGCCAAGGAACTCAAGGCCTTCCTGACCTCGACCAAGCGCGACGCCAAGGCGCAGGCCCGGGCGGTGCTCGACAAGGCCGTGGCCGCCGCGCGCACCCGTATCGCCGCCCGGCAGCACAAGGACGCCCAGCGCCGCAAGACGGCCCTCGAGTCCTCGTCCCTGCCCGCGAAGCTGGCCGACTGCCGCAGCGACGACGTGGAGCGCAGCGAGCTCTTCATCGTCGAGGGGGACTCCGCGCTCGGGACGGCCAAGCTCGCGCGCAACAGCGAGTTCCAGGCGTTGCTGCCCATCCGCGGCAAGATCCTCAATGTGCAGAAGGCGTCCGTTTCGGACATGTTGAAGAACGCCGAATGCGGCGCGATCATCCAGGTCATAGGGGCGGGGTCCGGACGGACCTTCGACATCGACGCCGCCCGCTACGGCAAGATCGTCCTGCTGGTGGACGCCGATGTCGACGGCGCGCACATCCGCGTCCTGCTGCTCACGCTCTTCCAGCGGTACATGCGGCCGATGGTGGATGCGGGCCGCGTCTTCGCCGCGGTGCCTCCGCTGCACCGGATCGAGCTGGTCCAGCCGAAGAAGGGCCAGGAGAAGTACATCTACACGTACTCGGACGGCGAACTGCGTCAGACGCTGGTGGACCTGCGGCGCAAGAACATCCGCTTCAAGGACTCCATCCAGCGGTACAAGGGCCTGGGCGAGATGGACGCCGATCAGCTGGCCGAGACCACGATGGACCCCCGGTTCCGGACCCTGCGCCGGATCAACATCGGCGACCTGGACTCGGCGGAGAGGGTCTTCGACCTGCTGATGGGCAATGAGGTCGCACCCCGCAAGGAGTTCATCACGAGTTCGGCGGCCACTCTGGACCGTTCGCGCATCGACGCCTGAGCCGTTCGGGACCTCTCCGTCCGGCGGGGGCCCATGCCTTCCGCGGAACGCCTCCCCGCCCGCCCGGGCGGGGAGGCGTTCCGCCGTTTGTCACGCATATGTACGGGGCTCGCGCGGCAACCTGGGACGGATATCACCTGAACAGGTGAAAGCGGTGCATGCTGCAACCGAGGTCCACCCTGTCCGGACACTCTTGGCTGAGCGGCCGAAAAGGTCCGCGGACAAGGGAGTTGTTCGGTGGAGAAGGAAGCAGGGCGGGAAGCCGCGGTGACGCGGCTCGACGACCCGTGGTACGACGCACTGGCCCCCGGTTGGGGCGAGCGGGACGGCACGGGGACGGTGGCGGCCGACGCGCCGCCCGTTCCCGGGGGTCCGCGGAGCGGCCACAGCGCTGCCGACATCTACCGGGAAGTCCAGCGGAGCGAAGCTTTTCGTGAAGTGCGCCGCAGGTACCGGAGGTTCGTCGTACCGGCGACCGTCGCGTTCCTCCTCTGGTACCTCGCCTACGTGGTCGCGGCCACCGGCGCACCCGGGCTGATGGCCCGTCCGGTGGCCGGAGCGGTGAACGTCGCCATGGTCGCCGGACTCGGCCAGTTCCTCACCACCTTCCTGCTGACCTGGGCGTACGCGCGCCACGCGCGGCTCCGCCGGGACCGTGCCGCGCTGGAACTGCGCTGGGAGACACAGGACTTGACGAGAGGTGCCGAGCGGTGAGCGGGGGCCACCAGACGCTCGCGCTGGTACTGTTCAGCGCCTTCGTCGCCGTCACCCTCGGCATCACCACCTGGGTCGGCCGCACCCGCCAGGGCTCAGCCGAGGAGTTCTACGCCGGGGGCCGGCTGTTCTCTCCCATGGAGAACGGTTTCGCCATCGCCGGGGACTACATGTCGGCCGCCTCGTTCCTCGGCATCTCCGGGATCATCGCCCTCTTCGGCTACGACGGGATGCTGTACTCGGTCGGGTTCTTCGTCGCCTGGCTGGTCGTGCTGTTCCTGGTGGCCGAACTCGTACGCAACTGCGGGCGGTTCACCCTGGCCGACGTGGTGGCCGCGCGCATGGCGGAACGCCCCGTACGCACCGCCGTCGGCACCTCGTCGGTGACCGTCTCCGTGCTGTACCTCGTGGCGCAGATGGTCGGGGCCGGCAGCCTGGTCGCCCTGCTCCTCGGTGGTACCGGCGGCGCCACCCGCTCCTGGACCGTGGTCGGAGTCGGCGCGCTCATGGTGGTCTACGTCTCCTTCGGCGGGATGCGGGCCACCACCTGGATCCAGATCGTCAAGGCGGTCCTGCTCATGGCGGGCACGATCGCCCTCACCGTGTCCGTCCTGGTCCGGTTCCACGGTGACGTCAACGCGCTGCTGACCACCGCGGCCGAACGCAGCGGCCACGGAAGGGACTTCCTGGCCCCGGGCCTCAGGTATGGCGGCAGCTGGACGGCGCGCTTCGACTTCATCAGCCTCGGAGTGGCGCTGGTGCTCGGTACGGCCGGGCTGCCGCACATCCTGTCCCGCTTCTACACGGTGCCGACGGCCCGCGCGGCCCGTCGGTCCGTCGTCTGGTCGATCGGGCTGATCGGCAGCTTCTACCTGATGACCATCGTGCTCGGCTTCGGTGCGGCGGCACTCGTCGGGCCGGCCGCGGTCCGGTCCTCCAGCGAGGCCGGGAACACGGCGGTGCCGCTGCTGGCGCTGGCGCTGGGCGGCGGGGAGGGGTCCACCGGCGGAACGATTCTCTTCGCGGTGGTCGCCGCCATCGCCTTCGCCACGATTCTGGCCGTGGTCGCGGGGATCACCCTCGCCTCCTCGGCCTCGGTCGCCCACGACCTCTACGCCTCGCTCCGCCGCCCCGGCGGCACGCCGTTCGGCGAGGTCGCGGTGGCCCGGGTGGCCGCCGTCGGGATCGGGGCGGTCGCGATCGGTCTGGGACTGCTCGCCCAGGACCTGAACGTCGCCTCCCTCGTCGGACTCGCCTTCGCGGTGGCCGCCTCGGCCAATCTCCCGGCGCTCCTCTACTCGCTCTTCTGGAAGAACTTCACCACCCGGGGTGCGGTCTGGGCCGTGTACGGGGGACTGGTCCCGGCTCTCGTCCTGGTCGTTCTCTCGCCGGTCGTCTCCGGTTCGCCGGCCTCCCTCTTCCCGGGGGTCGACTTCCAGCTCTTCCCGCTGGAGAATCCCGGTCTCGTCTCCATTCCCCTCGGATTCCTCGCGGGGTGGATCGGCGCGGTGACGTCCGGCGAGTCCCCCGACGAGGACAAGCACGCCGAGACCGAGGTCAGGTCGCTGACCGGAGCCGGGGCGGTCTGACGGCGGGCCCGTGGCGGGGCGGCGGCGGGGGCCCGGGACGGCGGAGGTTTCGACGGCACGCAATCGGTTTGCGCGTCTTGCGCTAATCTTGCGCTCATGACGCGACGACTTGCTCAGGTGGCACAGAAGGTTGGGGTCAGTGAGGCCACGGTCAGCCGGGTCCTGAACGGTAAGCCAGGCGTCTCGGACGCCACCCGGCAGGCGGTGCTCTCCGCGCTCGACGTGCTCGGCTACGAGCGTCCCACCCAGCTGCGGGGCGAACGGGCCAGGCTGGTCGGGCTCGTCCTCCCCGAGCTGCAGAACCCCATCTTCCCCGCCTTCGCCGAAGTGGTCGGCGGCGCCCTCGCCCAGCAGGGACTCACGCCCGTGCTCTGTACGCAGACCAAGGGCGGGGTCTCCGAGGCCGACTACGTGGATCTGCTGCTCCAGCAGCAGGTGTCCGGGGTGGTCTTCGCCGGCGGCCTGTACCACCAGGCCGACGCCGCTCACGACCACTACAAGGTGCTCGCCGACCGCCGCATCCCCGTCGTCCTGATCAACGCGGCCATCGCCGCACTCGGCTTCCCGGGCGTCTCCTGCGACGACTCCGTCGCGGTCGAGCAGGCGTGGCGGCATCTCGCCTCGCTCGGCCACGAGCGGATCGGCCTGGTGCTCGGTCCGTCCGACCACGTCCCCTCCCAGCGCAAGCTCGACGCCGCCCGGCTGCTGGCACGCGAGTACGGGGCGACGATCCCGGACGAGCACGTCGCGCGGGCCATGTTCTCGCTGGAGGGCGGCCAGGCGGCGGCTTCCCGGCTGCTCGACCAGGGTGTCACCGGCATCATCTGCGGAAGCGACCCGCTCGCGCTCGGCGCGGTGCGCGCGGTCCGCCGCCGGGGTCTCTCCGTACCGCACGACGTGTCGGTGGTCGGTTACGACGACTCCGCCTTCATGAACTGCACAGAACCG includes the following:
- a CDS encoding LacI family DNA-binding transcriptional regulator, which encodes MTRRLAQVAQKVGVSEATVSRVLNGKPGVSDATRQAVLSALDVLGYERPTQLRGERARLVGLVLPELQNPIFPAFAEVVGGALAQQGLTPVLCTQTKGGVSEADYVDLLLQQQVSGVVFAGGLYHQADAAHDHYKVLADRRIPVVLINAAIAALGFPGVSCDDSVAVEQAWRHLASLGHERIGLVLGPSDHVPSQRKLDAARLLAREYGATIPDEHVARAMFSLEGGQAAASRLLDQGVTGIICGSDPLALGAVRAVRRRGLSVPHDVSVVGYDDSAFMNCTEPPLTTVRQPIEAMGRAAVELLSVQIGGKTVPSDELLFEPELVVRGSTAPPPRENSR
- a CDS encoding type IIA DNA topoisomerase subunit B, which gives rise to MTADTSVPSTALLTGAGGVVDRDSSNYTARHLLVLEGLEAVRKRPGMYIGSTDSRGLMHCLWEIIDNSVDEALGGYCDHIEVILHDDSSVEVRDNGRGIPVDVEPKTGLSGVEVVMTKLHAGGKFGGGSYAASGGLHGVGASVVNALSARLDVEVDRNSSTHSISFRRGVPGVFVEQGPDSPFDPANGLRKTKRVPKARTGTRVRYWADRQIFLKDAKLGLETLYQRARQTAFLVPGLTIVVRDERGLDGEGKTEETFRFDGGISEFCEYLAPDKAVCDVQRLTGQGTFKETVPVLDERGHMTPTEVTRELGVDIALRWGTGYDTVVKSFVNIIATPKGGTHVAGFERSLTRTVNETLRSAKLLRVAEDDVVKDDALEGLTAVVTVRLAEPQFEGQTKEVLGTSAANRIVANVVAKELKAFLTSTKRDAKAQARAVLDKAVAAARTRIAARQHKDAQRRKTALESSSLPAKLADCRSDDVERSELFIVEGDSALGTAKLARNSEFQALLPIRGKILNVQKASVSDMLKNAECGAIIQVIGAGSGRTFDIDAARYGKIVLLVDADVDGAHIRVLLLTLFQRYMRPMVDAGRVFAAVPPLHRIELVQPKKGQEKYIYTYSDGELRQTLVDLRRKNIRFKDSIQRYKGLGEMDADQLAETTMDPRFRTLRRINIGDLDSAERVFDLLMGNEVAPRKEFITSSAATLDRSRIDA
- a CDS encoding DUF485 domain-containing protein, whose translation is MEKEAGREAAVTRLDDPWYDALAPGWGERDGTGTVAADAPPVPGGPRSGHSAADIYREVQRSEAFREVRRRYRRFVVPATVAFLLWYLAYVVAATGAPGLMARPVAGAVNVAMVAGLGQFLTTFLLTWAYARHARLRRDRAALELRWETQDLTRGAER
- a CDS encoding cation acetate symporter encodes the protein MSGGHQTLALVLFSAFVAVTLGITTWVGRTRQGSAEEFYAGGRLFSPMENGFAIAGDYMSAASFLGISGIIALFGYDGMLYSVGFFVAWLVVLFLVAELVRNCGRFTLADVVAARMAERPVRTAVGTSSVTVSVLYLVAQMVGAGSLVALLLGGTGGATRSWTVVGVGALMVVYVSFGGMRATTWIQIVKAVLLMAGTIALTVSVLVRFHGDVNALLTTAAERSGHGRDFLAPGLRYGGSWTARFDFISLGVALVLGTAGLPHILSRFYTVPTARAARRSVVWSIGLIGSFYLMTIVLGFGAAALVGPAAVRSSSEAGNTAVPLLALALGGGEGSTGGTILFAVVAAIAFATILAVVAGITLASSASVAHDLYASLRRPGGTPFGEVAVARVAAVGIGAVAIGLGLLAQDLNVASLVGLAFAVAASANLPALLYSLFWKNFTTRGAVWAVYGGLVPALVLVVLSPVVSGSPASLFPGVDFQLFPLENPGLVSIPLGFLAGWIGAVTSGESPDEDKHAETEVRSLTGAGAV